From Mycobacterium colombiense CECT 3035:
TGACCGGCCGGCGCCTGTGGCACGACCCACGGAAGCGCGAGTGCGGCCTCGCGTCGGTGACGACCCTGGTCTACGACGGCGACCGGCTGGCCGGCGTCGAGTACAGCGAACCGGCGGGCTCTTGCCCGCCATGATCGTCGGGCGCCTAGCGGTGGCCGGGGCGGCGGTGGCGATGGTGCTCACCGGCTGCTCGTCCGGGCACGACGCCGTCGCCCAGGGCGGCACCTTCGAATTCGTCTCGCCCGGCGGCAAGACCGACATCTACTACGACCCGCCGTCCAGCCGTGGCCGCCCGGGACCGCTGTCCGGGCCCGACCTGACCGATGCCGCGCACACGCTGTCGCTGGACGACCCGATCTTCGCGGGGCGGGTCGTGGTCATCAACATCTGGGGCCAGTGGTGTGGACCGTGCCGGGCCGAGGTCACCCAGCTGCAGCAGGTGTATGACGCCACCCGCGGCGCCGGGGTGTCGTTTCTCGGCATCGACGTCCGCGACAACAACCGGCAGGCGGCGCTGGACTTCGTCAACGACCGCCAGGTGACCTACCCGTCCATCTACGACCCGGCGATGCGCACCCTGATCGCCTTCGGCGGTAAATACCCCACCACGGTGATCCCGTCCACGCTGGTCCTGGACCGCCAGCACCGGGTCGCCGCGGTGTTCCTGCGCGAATTGCTGGCGACCGACCTGAAGCCGGTGGTGCAGAAGGTGGCCGGGGAGTGACCGGATTCACCCAGATCGCCGCCGCCGGACCGCTGCTGGTGGCCCTCGGCGTCTGTCTGCTGGCGGGGCTGGTGTCGTTCGCCTCGCCGTGCGTGGTGCCGCTGGTGCCCGGCTACCTGTCCTATCTGGCCGCGGTCGTCGGGGTGGACGAACAGCCGCCCGAAGGCGCCATCGCGGCGCCGCCGGGCGCCCGCTGGCGAGTCGCGGGGTCCGCGGCGTTGTTCGTCGCCGGGTTCACCACCGTGTTCGTCCTCGGCACCGTCGCCGTCCTCGGCATGACGACCACGCTGATCACCAACCAACTGCTGCTGCAGCGGGCCGGGGGAGTGCTGACCATCGTGATGGGGCTGGTGTTCGTCGGCCTCATCCCGGCCCTGCAACGGCAGGCCCGGTTCAGTCCGCGGCAGCTGACCACGGTCGCCGGCGCGCCGGTGCTGGGCGCGGTGTTCGCGCTGGGCTGGACGCCGTGCCTGGGGCCGACGCTGGCCGGCGTGATCACCGTCGCCTCGGCGACCGACGGCGCCAGCGTGGCGCGCGGAATCGTCTTGGTGATCGCCTACTGCCTGGGCTTGGGCATCCCGTTCGTGCTGCTGGCGTTCGGCTCGGCGGGCGCGGTGGGCGGCCTGGGCTGGCTGCGCCGGCACACCCGGGCCATCCAGATCTTCGGCGGCGTCCTGCTGATCGCCGTGGGCGCGCTGCTGGTCACCGGGGTGTGGAACGACTTCGTCTCGTGGCTGCGCGACGCGTTCGTGTCCGACGTGAGGTTGCCGATTTGAGGCGCCTTCTCGCCGTGGCCCGCAACACCTGGCGCGCGCTGACCTCGATGGGCACCGCGCTGGTGCTGCTGTTCCTGCTGGCGCTGGGCGCGATACCGGGGGCGCTGCTGCCGCAGCGCAACCTCAACGCCGGCAAGGTCGACGACTACCTGAAGGCCCATCGGGTGATCGGGCCGTGGCTGGACCGGTTGCAGGCCTTCAACGTGTTCTCCAGCTTCTGGTTCACCGCCATCTACGTGTTGCTGTTCGTGTCGCTGGTCGGCTGCCTCACGCCGCGGATGATCGAGCACGTCCGCAGCCTGCGGTCCACCCCGGTGGCCGCCCCCCGCAACCTGGCCCGGCTGCCCAAGTACGCCAGTCACCAGGTCCAGGCCGGGCCCGACGAGCTCAACGCCCTGGCCAACACGCTGGCCGAGCGGCTGCGCGGCTGGCGCACCGCCATCCGGCACCGGGACGGCGCCGAGTCCGATTCCGAAGCGGTGGAGGTGTCCGCCGAGAAGGGCTACCTGCGCGAGTTCGGCAACATCGCCTTCCACTTCTCCCTGCTGGGCCTGCTGGTCGCGGTGGCCGCCGGCAAGCTGTTCGGCTACGAGGGCAACGTCATCGTCATCGCCGACGGCGGCCCCGGCTTCTGCTCGGCCTCGCCGGCGGCGTTCGACTCGTTCCGGGCCGGCAACACCGTCGACGGCACCTCGCTGCACCCGCTGTGCATCCGGGTCGACGACTTCGTGGCGCACTACCTGCCGTCCGGGCAGGCCACCTCGTTCGCGGCGAACATCGACTACCAGTCCGGCGCCGACCTGACCGCCAACACGTGGCGGCACTACCGGCTGGAGGTAAACCACCCGCTGCGCATCGGCGGCGACCGGGTGTACCTGCAAGGCCACGGTTACGCGCCGACCTTCAGCGTCACCTACCCGGACGGGCAGATCCGCACGGCGACCGTGCAGTGGCGACCCGACAACCCGCAAACGCTGCTCAGCTCCGGTGTGGTGCGCATCGACCCGCCCGCCGGCAGCTACGCCAACGCCGCGGAGCGCCGCAACCATCAGATCGCCATCCAGGGCCTACTGGCCCCGACCGAGCAGCTGGAAGGCACGCTGTTGTCCTCGCGGTTCCCGGCGCTGGACGCCCCCGCGGTGGCCGTCGACATCTACCGCGGCGACACGGGGCTGGACACCGGGCGACCGCAGTCGTTGTTCACCCTGGACCCCCGCCTGATCGAGCAGCACCGGCTGACCAAGGAGAAGCGGGTCAACCTGCGCGCCGGCCAATCGGTCCGGATCGACCAGGGGCCCGCGGCCGGCACGGTGATCCGCTTCGACGGCGCCGTCCCGTTCGTCAACCTGCAGGTCTCGCACGACCCCGGCCAGACCTGGGTGCTCGTCTTCGCGATCACGATGATGGGCGGTCTGGTGGTGTCGCTGCTGGTGCGCCGCCGCCGGGTGTGGGTCCGTCTGACCCCGGACGCCGGCGGACCGCCGGGTACCGTGAACGTCGAACTGGGCGGCCTGGCGCGCACCGACAACTCAGGTTGGGGCGACGAGTTCGAGCGACTCTCCGAGCGGCTGCTGGCCGGGCTCGGCGACACCGGCGCCGTCAAGAGGAGTTCTGAGGTGGACGTGAAATGAATACGGTGCACGTCAACATCGAGCTGGCGCGCTACTCCGACTGGGCGTTCACGTCGGCGGTGGTGGCCCTCGTCATCGCGCT
This genomic window contains:
- a CDS encoding cytochrome c biogenesis CcdA family protein gives rise to the protein MTGFTQIAAAGPLLVALGVCLLAGLVSFASPCVVPLVPGYLSYLAAVVGVDEQPPEGAIAAPPGARWRVAGSAALFVAGFTTVFVLGTVAVLGMTTTLITNQLLLQRAGGVLTIVMGLVFVGLIPALQRQARFSPRQLTTVAGAPVLGAVFALGWTPCLGPTLAGVITVASATDGASVARGIVLVIAYCLGLGIPFVLLAFGSAGAVGGLGWLRRHTRAIQIFGGVLLIAVGALLVTGVWNDFVSWLRDAFVSDVRLPI
- a CDS encoding TlpA disulfide reductase family protein; amino-acid sequence: MIVGRLAVAGAAVAMVLTGCSSGHDAVAQGGTFEFVSPGGKTDIYYDPPSSRGRPGPLSGPDLTDAAHTLSLDDPIFAGRVVVINIWGQWCGPCRAEVTQLQQVYDATRGAGVSFLGIDVRDNNRQAALDFVNDRQVTYPSIYDPAMRTLIAFGGKYPTTVIPSTLVLDRQHRVAAVFLRELLATDLKPVVQKVAGE
- a CDS encoding cytochrome c biogenesis protein ResB, translating into MGTALVLLFLLALGAIPGALLPQRNLNAGKVDDYLKAHRVIGPWLDRLQAFNVFSSFWFTAIYVLLFVSLVGCLTPRMIEHVRSLRSTPVAAPRNLARLPKYASHQVQAGPDELNALANTLAERLRGWRTAIRHRDGAESDSEAVEVSAEKGYLREFGNIAFHFSLLGLLVAVAAGKLFGYEGNVIVIADGGPGFCSASPAAFDSFRAGNTVDGTSLHPLCIRVDDFVAHYLPSGQATSFAANIDYQSGADLTANTWRHYRLEVNHPLRIGGDRVYLQGHGYAPTFSVTYPDGQIRTATVQWRPDNPQTLLSSGVVRIDPPAGSYANAAERRNHQIAIQGLLAPTEQLEGTLLSSRFPALDAPAVAVDIYRGDTGLDTGRPQSLFTLDPRLIEQHRLTKEKRVNLRAGQSVRIDQGPAAGTVIRFDGAVPFVNLQVSHDPGQTWVLVFAITMMGGLVVSLLVRRRRVWVRLTPDAGGPPGTVNVELGGLARTDNSGWGDEFERLSERLLAGLGDTGAVKRSSEVDVK